In Vibrio chagasii, the sequence AGTAAAAGAAGGCAGTGTTATTCGCACATCGGTTGAAACCTTTATGGAGTTCATTGAAAGCAGCCCTAACGTATTCAGACTGTTATTGCGAGAGCGCTCAGGAACTTCATTTGAGTTTCGTACAGCGGTGGCTCGTGAAATACAGCACTTTTCTGCGGAGTTAACCGAATACCTAATCACGACTGGCATGACACGAGATGAAGCTTTTACGCAAGCCGAAGCTTCGGTCATATTGGTCTTTAACTCAGGGGCAGAAGCATTAGATTTAGATCGACGTCAGCGAGACGAACTGGCTGAGCGCTTGATCATGCAATTGCGAATGATGGCCAAAGGGGCTTTTTGGTATCGTAAAGAACGTGAACGTAACCGATTAAAAGGCGGGATAGAATAATGTCGAATGAAAATAATACTGTAAACCGTGGCTCAGAAAGAAAAACACTGGTACTGGCTCTGATTGCTGGTGTGTGTGGCGATGCACTTTTATCTTGGGTAACAATGAGCGAAGTGGGCTTCTCAATCTTCCCACTGATTGCTTTAGTTTTAGCTGTACAAGCACTTTACCAAGAGTACTTAACTAACCCAGTATCGGAAGATATCCCGCTAGTAGGTTTGGCGTGTTTCTTCGTGGGCGCATTTGGTCACTCTGCGTTTGTGAAAGCACAACACCCAGATGCGGGTTCAAACTTCTTCGCGATTATCGTCGCAATGTTACTGCTTGCTTGGGTTGGTAAGAAGTTAGGTTTTATCGGTAAGACAGCTTAAGCCAACCTATAAATAAAAAAACGAGCCGTTCGGCTCGTTTTTTTGTATCTGCAGTTTGGCTTTTACCTAGATTAGGAGGGCGAGTATTACGCTTTACGCTCTAGGAATACGCCAGCTTCCATGTGGTGTGTGTAAGGGAACTGGTCGAATAGAGCGAAACGAGTAATGTCGTGTGTTTCGCTTAGGATCTCCAAGTTCTCTTTCAATGTTTCAGGGTTACAAGAGATGTACATGATGCGCTCGTAGCCTTGAACCATCTTACAAGTATCTACATCCATACCTGAACGTGGTGGATCAACAAAGATAGTGTTGCAGTTGTAGCTCTTCAGATCGATGTTTGCTTGCTGCAGGCGGCGGAACTCACGCTTGCCTTCCATCGCTACCGTAAAGTCTTCCGCAGACATACGGATGATCTGAACGTTATCAATCTTGTTGGCTGCAATGTTGTATTGCGCTGATTCAACTGATGGTTTCGCTAGCTCAGTTGCTAATACACGCTCGAAGTTTTGTGCCAGTGCTAGTGAGAAGTTACCGTTACCACAGTAAAGCTCTAGCAGATCGCCTTTGCTGTCTTGAGTACAGTCAACGGCCCACTCCAACATTTTCTCAGCCACTTTACCGTTTGGTTGAGTGAAGCTGTTCTCTACTTGTTGGTAGATGTAGCTATCGCCATTTACGTCTAGTTTCTCAATAACGTAATCACGGTCTAATACGATCTTCATCTTACGAGCACGACCAATCAGGTTTAGGTTGAAACCTTCGTCGTTCAATTGCTGTTTTAGCGCTTTAGCATCTTGAATCCACTGCTCACCTAGTTGACGGTGGTAAAGCAGAGACACCAAAATCTCACCGCTAAGCGTAGATAGGAAGTCGACTTGGAATAGCTTGTGGCGTAGAGAGTGGTTGTCTTTCATTGCATCGACTAACAAAGGCATCAAGTCATTGATAAGACGGCTAGCAGCAGGGAACTGGTCTACGCGGTATTTTTCTTTAGTTTCTTGATTGAACATGACGTAATACATATCGTCACCTTCATGCCACACGCGGAACTCTGCACGCATGCGGTAGTGTTGTTCTGGAGATTCATACACTTCCAGCTCAGGCACATTATATTCTGAGAACATTTCAGTAAGACGCTCAGTCTTTTCTGCCAGTTGTTCTTGGTAGCGTTGCGGGTTTACATCTAAATTCGCCATGGTTATGCCTTTTGCTGTCGTGCTTTTAAATCAAGAGCGCAGATTTTATTCAATCACAGGCGCTTGTCCAGTGTTGAGCGCCATTCAATGTAAATCGACCATGAAAACTATAGCTTATAACTATCTTAGACTAGACAAATGATTCATAGGTCAATACTATCTCGGGCAAGCTGGTGCCATTTAGATGTATAGATGGCTGAAGAGGGAATCTGGTGTGAATCCAGAACTGACGCGCAGCGGTAAAAGAGAACGAGTATTCATCAGACACTGCAAATAGCTTTTTGTGGGAAGTCGAATATCAGGTAACCATAAGGTTGTGCTCTTGAGTCCGAATACCTGCCAGCGGCTAAACCATGACATGTGGTTTGGTAGGAATTTACGCGATTTAGGATCACAACATGAACAAATCCCTTTTAGCGGTTGCTGTAGCATCGCTGCTTTCACCTATCTCCAATTTACACGCCCAACAAGCATCTGCCGATGAAACCATGGTGGTTACGGCGAACCGTTTTGAGCAAAGCACGGAAAGTGTTGTCGCTCAAGTTGAAGTAGTAACACGCCAAGATATCGATCGAATCCAAGCTAAGTCTCTAACAGATGTGTTTAGACGATTGACGGGTATTCAGGTTTCACAAAATGGAGGTCGAGGTCAGCAGGCTTCGATCTTTGTTCGTGGTGCTAACTCTGATCAAGTTCTTGTTCTAATTGATGGCATTCGTTTTGCGCGAGCTGCGAAAGGTGGTGTCGATTTTAGCCAGTTACCAATTACGTTCGTTGATCGTGTGGAATACGTTCGAGGAGCTCGTGCCGCTATGTATGGCTCAGAAGCGATCGGCGGTGTTATCAATATTATTACCGTTGCAAACTCTGATAATGAAGAAACGGCGGTAAGTGCAGGCTTGGGAAGTCTAGATTACGAAGAGCTGAGCTTTGTTAGTGGTACCAAGGTTGGTGAAAATGGTCACTTAAACGTATCTGTTGGCTACGACTCCGATGAGGGATACAACGTTCATCCTATGCCGGGAATAAATGATGGTGACCGACATGGCTTTGAATCACGAAATGCTCTAATTGGTTATGTTCATAATTTTGATCAGCAATGGAGTGGTTTTGCTAACTTCCGCATGTTCGAGACTATCTCTCAATATGATGGTTCCTATGTTGATTATACAACGGGAGCACCTGTCCACTCTTACAAAGAGGCAGAAGTTCAGAACTCTACCTTTGCTGCTGGAGTTAAATATAGTGGCAGCGAGCTTAAGTCTGATTTCCTAGTTAACTATCAGAATCAAGATAACTGGAACTACGAACAGTCTTTAGGCAAGAACTCAGCGTCAGCAACATCTGATGAGCTTGAACAGCTAAATGTTCAATGGGTGAATTCATACAAACTGACTTCGGCACTGACTCTTAGTGGCGGTGTAGATTGGCGTGATGAGGCTTATATTGTTAAGCCTTCGAATACTGAATACGACAGAACGAATGTTGCGTACTTCGCTGCATTAAACGCAGATGCGGATAAAGTGTTCGGAGAACTGAGTCTTCGTGTTGATGACAATGAGCAGTTCGGTACAGAAACTACTTACAACACAGGGCTAGGCTATCGTTATGCTGAGTGGCTTGTTGTTAAAGCAGCTTATGGTACATCCTTCAAAGCACCTAACTTGTATCAACTATATAGCTACTACGGCAATGCCCAGTTAGAAGCTGAAAAGGCAGATTCATTTGAGCTAACCTTTGGTGGCTTAATCAAGGATGTTGATTGGTCGATTACTGGCTATGACACGAATGTCGAAGACCTCATCGATTACAACTATGCGACAAGCAAGTACTACAATACCGATGGCGAAAGCCAACTACGTGGTGTGGAAATGGTTGTTGGGTTTGATACCAGCTTTATCAATCATCAAGTGAGCGCTAACTTCCAAGATCCAGAAAATCAATCTGGTGAGCAGCTGACACGCCGAGCTAAGAAGATTTACAAATATAATGCAGTGGCTAGTTTCGATGAAGTTGATGTTTCGCTAGGTTACCAATATGTAGGTGAACGACCTGACTTCTCTGAAGAGCTTTCGGCATATAGCTTGTTCGATGTTTCAGTTAACTACTATGCTAATGAAAACCTAACCTTAAATGGTCGAGTAGATAACTTAACAGATGAAGAGTATGAAACTGCTGGTGGATACCCATCGCCGGAGCGTACATATTACGTGAATGCTACTTACCAATTCTAATTAACACCTAAACCGCCTTCGGGCGGTTTTTTCTTATTGGGTATATCAATGAAAAAGAAAGTCGTCATAAGCTGGTCATCAGGTAAGGACTCTACACTCACCCTCGAGCGGTTACTTGAAAGCAGCGAATATGAAGTTGTTGCACTCTATACGACTTATGTTGGAGATGAAGTTCCTTTCCAAGTAACTCCTATAGACGTAGTAGCAATGCAAGCAAAGTTGATCGGCTTGCCACTCATCACAATCGAGCTTCCGGAAGTGTTCCCAAGTAATGAGGTTTACCAAAGTATAATTGTGTCGGCACTTAAAGATTCAGGCTTAGCGATTGATGCCGTCGCATTCGGTGATATGTTTTGTAACGGCATTGCGGACTATAGAAGAAGCTATATTGAACCTGCAGGCTGGGAGTGTGTGTTTCCTCTTATGGGAGAGAGTAGTCAGGCGCTAGCACAAGAGATAATAGATAGAGGCATCGAAACTTTTCTCGTCACTGTCGACAGTAACGCATTAGAAATTAGCTACTGCGGGCTGAAATATACCGATGAGTTAATAGCAAGCTTACCGAACCATGTGGATCCGTGTGGTGAAGATGGCGAGTTCCATACCTTAGTGACCTCAGCGCCATGCTTTAAAGGAAAGCTTGATATAGAGCTCGAAGTGATAGAGCAAGGTGAGCGCTTTGTACATCAACGTTATCGAGCTTGCATTGTATAGCTGAGGATTGGCGAAAACTAAGTGAAGGGGTATTATTGCTGCGAAACTACATATAGGTAATCGTTGTGTCGGATAGTCTGCAAAAAAACATATTGGTCTTTGATTCTGGGGTAGGTGGGTTATCTGTCTATAAAGAGATAAGTCAGCTATTACCCAATCATAACTATATCTATGTATTCGACAACGAAGCTTACCCGTATGGCGAGCTCGATCAGCAGGTTCTCATTCGTCGGGTTCAGAGTATTGTAGCCAGTTTCGTGGCGAGTCATGCCATTGATATCGTCGTTATTGCATGTAACACCGCCAGTACGATTGTTCTCCCTACACTACGTGCTAATAATGTCATTCCAATCGTTGGGGTAGTCCCGGCGATCAAGCCTGCTTCCTTATTAGCGAATAAAGCTGTTGGCCTTATTGCTACTCCGGCAACCATCACCCGTGAATACACACATGAACTGATCAAGAACTTCTCTATTAATAAGAGGGTTGAACTTTTGGGCTCGACTCGGCTGGTGGATATGGCCGAAGATAAGCTCAGAGGAGAGGCAATCAATATAGAAGAGCTCAAGCAAATCCTTCAGCCGATGATTAATGTCATTGATGTTGCTGTTTTAGGCTGCACTCATTTCCCACTAATAAAGTCTGAGATTCAGCAAGTATTAGGTGAAAGCGTGGTATTGGTTGATTCGGGCAAAGCGATAGCTAAACGAGTCCAAGATTTGTTGGGGTTAGAAAGTGGTCATGAAGAAGGGGGAGTGCGAGAGGTTTTTTGTAGTGCACTTCCCAATAAAGAAAGTGCACTAAATAGTATGTTGAAGCAGTTAGGGTTTAGTTCTGTTCAGATTCGTCCGCTTCAGGATGCTTAGGATCATTTGCAACACGTACTTTTAAAGTTCGTTGCATGTAATCTTTGTCGTTAAGAGCAGAGATTGCATGATTCACATCATTACTTGCCATAACAACAAATCCAAAGCCTCTTCTTTTACCAGTGCGCTTGTCTTTCATTAAGCGTACTGCAAACACTTCACCATGTTCTGAGAATAGTTCACGAACATGCGATTCGTTCGCCTTGTATGGAAGGTTACCCACATAAAGCGTTTTCGTTGAAGCTTTAGTTTCTGAATCTGATTTTGAGTCGGTGCTTGAAAAGTTAACAACAAAAGCGGAAGCCAAGACACCAAGGATAAAGGTAATTGCAGGCGATATATCTACCTGAGAGAAAACAATGCCGC encodes:
- a CDS encoding YijD family membrane protein; the encoded protein is MSNENNTVNRGSERKTLVLALIAGVCGDALLSWVTMSEVGFSIFPLIALVLAVQALYQEYLTNPVSEDIPLVGLACFFVGAFGHSAFVKAQHPDAGSNFFAIIVAMLLLAWVGKKLGFIGKTA
- the trmA gene encoding tRNA (uridine(54)-C5)-methyltransferase TrmA; this translates as MANLDVNPQRYQEQLAEKTERLTEMFSEYNVPELEVYESPEQHYRMRAEFRVWHEGDDMYYVMFNQETKEKYRVDQFPAASRLINDLMPLLVDAMKDNHSLRHKLFQVDFLSTLSGEILVSLLYHRQLGEQWIQDAKALKQQLNDEGFNLNLIGRARKMKIVLDRDYVIEKLDVNGDSYIYQQVENSFTQPNGKVAEKMLEWAVDCTQDSKGDLLELYCGNGNFSLALAQNFERVLATELAKPSVESAQYNIAANKIDNVQIIRMSAEDFTVAMEGKREFRRLQQANIDLKSYNCNTIFVDPPRSGMDVDTCKMVQGYERIMYISCNPETLKENLEILSETHDITRFALFDQFPYTHHMEAGVFLERKA
- the murI gene encoding glutamate racemase → MVVSDSLQKNILVFDSGVGGLSVYKEISQLLPNHNYIYVFDNEAYPYGELDQQVLIRRVQSIVASFVASHAIDIVVIACNTASTIVLPTLRANNVIPIVGVVPAIKPASLLANKAVGLIATPATITREYTHELIKNFSINKRVELLGSTRLVDMAEDKLRGEAINIEELKQILQPMINVIDVAVLGCTHFPLIKSEIQQVLGESVVLVDSGKAIAKRVQDLLGLESGHEEGGVREVFCSALPNKESALNSMLKQLGFSSVQIRPLQDA
- a CDS encoding RNA-binding protein gives rise to the protein MNSKKSMLLIVALAVLGGIVFSQVDISPAITFILGVLASAFVVNFSSTDSKSDSETKASTKTLYVGNLPYKANESHVRELFSEHGEVFAVRLMKDKRTGKRRGFGFVVMASNDVNHAISALNDKDYMQRTLKVRVANDPKHPEADESEQN
- the btuB gene encoding TonB-dependent vitamin B12 receptor, with amino-acid sequence MNKSLLAVAVASLLSPISNLHAQQASADETMVVTANRFEQSTESVVAQVEVVTRQDIDRIQAKSLTDVFRRLTGIQVSQNGGRGQQASIFVRGANSDQVLVLIDGIRFARAAKGGVDFSQLPITFVDRVEYVRGARAAMYGSEAIGGVINIITVANSDNEETAVSAGLGSLDYEELSFVSGTKVGENGHLNVSVGYDSDEGYNVHPMPGINDGDRHGFESRNALIGYVHNFDQQWSGFANFRMFETISQYDGSYVDYTTGAPVHSYKEAEVQNSTFAAGVKYSGSELKSDFLVNYQNQDNWNYEQSLGKNSASATSDELEQLNVQWVNSYKLTSALTLSGGVDWRDEAYIVKPSNTEYDRTNVAYFAALNADADKVFGELSLRVDDNEQFGTETTYNTGLGYRYAEWLVVKAAYGTSFKAPNLYQLYSYYGNAQLEAEKADSFELTFGGLIKDVDWSITGYDTNVEDLIDYNYATSKYYNTDGESQLRGVEMVVGFDTSFINHQVSANFQDPENQSGEQLTRRAKKIYKYNAVASFDEVDVSLGYQYVGERPDFSEELSAYSLFDVSVNYYANENLTLNGRVDNLTDEEYETAGGYPSPERTYYVNATYQF
- a CDS encoding adenine nucleotide alpha hydrolase, which codes for MKKKVVISWSSGKDSTLTLERLLESSEYEVVALYTTYVGDEVPFQVTPIDVVAMQAKLIGLPLITIELPEVFPSNEVYQSIIVSALKDSGLAIDAVAFGDMFCNGIADYRRSYIEPAGWECVFPLMGESSQALAQEIIDRGIETFLVTVDSNALEISYCGLKYTDELIASLPNHVDPCGEDGEFHTLVTSAPCFKGKLDIELEVIEQGERFVHQRYRACIV
- the fabR gene encoding HTH-type transcriptional repressor FabR is translated as MKPMGIRAQQKEKTRRSLIDAAFSQLSADRSFSNLSLREVAREAGIAPTSFYRHFKDMDELGLTMVDEGGLLLRQLMRQARQRIVKEGSVIRTSVETFMEFIESSPNVFRLLLRERSGTSFEFRTAVAREIQHFSAELTEYLITTGMTRDEAFTQAEASVILVFNSGAEALDLDRRQRDELAERLIMQLRMMAKGAFWYRKERERNRLKGGIE